AACACTACCCTATCACCACTTTAGAACTCAATACAAGTATTGATACTACACACCAATTCAAAGAGATCTTAAGAAAAAGCAGATAAAATTAATAGAGATGGATCCACAAACATATTACTACAAATTAAAAGGAATGACACCCATATCATCGCCTCATGATATTCCTTTTACACCAGAAACTATTGGGTGGAAAATTGTAGGTTTCGTTTTACTTCTTTTATCCATATATATCATCTACATCAGAGTTAAAAACTATAAGAAGAAAGAATATCGAAGGGTAGCTAAACATCATATAAAAAATATTACAAAAGAGTTAGAGCATAAGAGGGTGTCGCAAGAGATATGGAGTAGAAGTATCTTGAATCAATTAAAGATCGTATTAATACAAAGCTTCGGAAGAGAAAATGTTGCTTCTCTCACTGGAGGTATGATGGTTCAATTTCTAAATGAAAGAGGTAAAAACACCATCAACAAAGAGCTGTATTTAAAACTAGAGCTTGTATTGTATAATCCAATTGAAAACAATAAGCTTAATATAAATGAGATCAAATCAATAACGAAACAAATTAATAAATGGATTGGAGGTCATCATGTTTGAATTTAACCATATATACTTCTTATATCTTTTACCTCTTCCTATTCTTGTTTGGTTTCTTGTACCCGCAAAACACCTAAGAAAATCTGCCTTAAAGGTTCCTTTCTTTGAGGATTTAGTTATCGGAGGAGGAGTCAAATCACAGAAACGGGTAAATATCCACAAAAGATCCGTAATAGAATGGATAACCTTATCGATATGTTGGGTCTCTGTCCTTCTTGCATTGGCAAAACCTCAAGTGGTTGGTACACCTGAGAAGACAGTAAAACATGCAAGAAACCTACTTCTAGCGGTAGACTTATCGGGAAGTATGGCGACAACAGATTGGAAAATAGAAAATGAACTTTACTCCCGTTGGTCTGGTGTAAATAAGGTACTACACCAATTCATCGAAAAACGAAGAGGAGATCGTGTTGGTGTCATATTCTTTGGTTCTCAAGCTTATGTACAAGTGCCTTTTACCACTGATCTAGATGCCGTGAATAGCTGGATTGACCAAGTAGATGTCGGCATGGCGGGAGGAAAAACAGCAATGGGAAATGCTATTGGAATGGGAATAAAACTGTTCAAAGAAGATAGCTCCTCTATTAAAACAATGATATTGTTAACTGATGGAGTCGACAGTGGTAGTGAAATTAACCCTCTACAAGCAGCTAGGTTAGCAAAAGAAGATTCAATCGTAATACATACAGTTGGGGTTGGTAAAAAAGGATCAGGAGTATATGATTTGGATGAGAAGTCATTAAAAAGTATATCCAAGGCTAGCAATGGAGAGTATTTTAAAGCAACATCACAAGAAGACTTGATTAAGATTTATGATACTCTTGATAAGATGGAACCTATTGAATTTGAAGATAAAGGATATACTCCGATCACTCCACTCTATTATTATCCCTTATGCATAGGGTTATCCTTCTTGTTATTATTGAACTTAATCTTAGCAGTAGTCAAAAAATTAAAACAACGACCATAGTGATGAATATTATTGAAACATATTTTAATAACTTCCACTTTTTAAGGCCCTACCTATTGTGGTCGTTATTGCCTGTCTCTACCCTATTGATTTTTATATGGGGAAAGAAGAAAAATGAAGAGAGGTGGAAGAAAAGCATTTCGCAGCACTTACAATCAGTGGTAATACAAGAAGGATCAAGCACTATCTCAAAAACAAATATATATCACATATTAATTTTGTTTTTGGGAGTCTTTGCAGTAAGTGGTCCTACATTTAAAAAGATTGAAAAACCGGGTGCAAATATAAAGACGAAAGTTGTTATAATGATGGATGCATCTCGGTCTATGAACTGTAAAGATATAGCACCCACACGACTTCAAAGAGCTCAACAGAAAGTTGTAGACTTAACTCAAGCAAACTATGGAGCATCGACTGCTCTAATTGCATACGCACATACAGCCCACACTGCCATGCCTTTCACCCAAGATTTGCATATTATTGAAGAGCAAGCAAAGTTCATTAAAACGAATATTATGCCAATACAAGGAACGAATGTCGAGGCTGCATACAATCTTTGTGGAGAGTGGGCTAAAAATGATTCTATTCCAGTTACGTGGGTTGTTATAACAGATAATATAAGTCATAAAGATAGAGTTGTAACAGAGGATTTCATTAAAAGAAATCCGAATATATATATTGAATTCCTTTTAATTGGAACCCCAGAAGGCTCTCCAATTCCGATCTCCAAAAGTAGATTTCTTAAAGATAAAAGTGGAAAGACGATAATCTCTCATCTTAATAGTCAAGAGATATTAGAGATAAATAGGAACTCAAATGTCGCAGTACAGATGGTCACGACTAGCAAAGAAGATATTGAAACTGTCGTCTCTCATATAAAGCAGAGATTGAATTTTACAAAAGACAATAAAACACATCCTACCGATTGGAATGATGTTGGATACTATCTTCTCCCTTTTATTGCCTTTCTACTTCTCATATTATTTAGAAAAGGAAATGGTACCCAATGGGTAATTCTACTATTGCCATTTTTGACCAGTTGTAGCAAACTCAACAATACGAGTTCTAATATAAAAGAGAACATCAAATCATATCAATGGGAGAAACTTTGGTATACCCCTGATCAACTAGGAATAAAATACTACAGAGATGGAGATATTGAACAGTCTTTAAAGAATTTTGAAGATCCAATGTGGAGAGGTTATATTTTATACCATCAAAACCGATTTGAAGAGGCAGCAACAGAATATGCAAAGATCCAAAATGCAGAAGGATTTGTCAACTTTGGCTTATGTATGGCTGAACTGAAGAACTATAGTAGAGCAAAAGAAGCTTTTATATCAGCATTAGATGCAGACCCCAACTATATCCCCGCTCAAAAAAATCTTAAAGAGATCCAAAGACTTATTGATCAGAAGCTCAAAAACTATCATGAAATAAGTAATGACGAGGATCGTCAAAATGGCAAATCACAAGAAGACGAGACACTAAAAGAGAACAAGGGAGACGAGGAAGAGAAAGAAGGAAATGGTAAGAAAGCATCTCCTAAAGATAATGTCAATCCAGACAACAAAGGAGATGACGATTATCAAGCAATTGATCCAAATCAAAAACTCGACAAAGAAGATATATCAAACAAGATCTTAAGTCAAATGAATAACGATCCATCACTCTTTTTACGTAGAAAGTTCCAGTATGATCTGACAAAAATGAAGGAAGAGGATCATAAGGAATACAAAACGGATATGCCATGGTAGATATATTTAAGAAATATGGTAGAATAACCATTGGTTTAGTGATCATACTAGTTGTTCCTAGAGTTTGCCTTGCGAAATACTTTGTAAAGGCAAAGATCTCTAAAGAAACAGTATATCCAATGGAACCAACAGTCTTGTATGTTTCAGTATATACAAGTACATGGTTTACTAGATCAGCAGATCTATATGACCTACAGTTAAAGAATTCCTTTACAATAAGAACAGGTAGACCACAAAGTTCTTACCAAAATATTAATGGTAGAAGATACAATGTGCAAACATTTGCTTATCAGATCTTTCCTTTAAGAGAAGGACGTCAAGAAATACCTTCATTAAAGATCTCTTTTGCAACTCCTCCTGAAGGTCAATACAAAGGAAAAGAGGTGAGTGCAAAAACAAATACTCTTACATATAATGTGACATCAATTCCACAAAGTTACTCTTATGAGGATTGGATTGTCGCAAACAAGATTAAATTAACTCGTACCATAAGCCCTAAAAAGAAAAAATGGCACGTAGGAGAAGTGATCACAGAGACTATAAGGATTGACACAAAAGGGACATTAGCATCTCTTGTGCCAACCATTAAACATGACACGATAAACTGGGGAACAATATACAACGGGGAGGTATCAAGAGGTCAAAAAGTAACAGAAGATGATATCTCATCATATATAATTCAAACAACACAATATTTAATAGAAAAACCAGGAAAACACAAGGTAGGGGCTCTTAAAATAGGCTACTATTCGCCTACTTACAAAAAAACCTTAAAAACAGCCACTAAAGCATTAAATATAAATGCTATATCCAATCATAATCTACAAAAGCTTGAAGCACTACAAGATTCTCTTCAAAAACAGAACTTACAAGCAAAGGGAGCAACCATTAAAGAGGAACCTAAATGGTACAAAAAGTTTAATTGGATCAAAGGATTATATATTACCATAACATTGTTAATCGTCGTACAGCTATGGAAAATAATGCGTAAATGGCACATAAAATTAAAGCAGAAGATCACTAAATTTACACGTAGTGAGTCCTACTTATTTATTAAAGTTATCACCACATTCCACATCAAGTCTTTTTATCTTAGAATGGATCAATGGTTACAGTGCAATGAAAGGATAAAAAAAGTAAGTGTCCATCAGCTTTTCGAGCAAGAGATCATGTCTAAATGGAAAGATGACTATATGAAACTCTGTGAATTTCTTTTCAACAATGGAAATTCGAAACAAGTGTCCCTTTTAAATCTAAAAATAGCCCTTATTAAATGGAGAAATCATAAAACAAAAAACAATAAGAAAAATACCACAATAAACCCGTCATAAACAAAGAAAAAGGAGCGAGACAACTAATACCTCACTCCTTTTGAAATAAAAAATACTAAATATCCCTGCTACGTCCTTCTTTTCTATATTTTGTCAACATAGACTTCATCATACGTACCTTTTCCGGGTACTCAGAGTATAAGTTGACTCTTTCTTGAGGATCTTCTTTTACATTGAAAAGCATTCCTTTGCACGATTTATCTGGTACTGAATAATGTTCTTTTTTATTGTACCACGCAGGTGCCGTCGTGTGCTCACCTGAAAAACTATCGATATAGACCCAATCACCTACCCGGATTGCATAACGATTTTTCTTGGTATTCTGCACAGTTCCTCTTCGGAATGTCGTATTCATCTTTTTTCCAGACAAAAGAGGTTCTAAGTCATAACTATCCACCGCTTCATCTCTTTTAAGAGTGTATCCAACAATATTAGCTAAAGTAGATGTGATATCCACTTGACTAATTACTTGATCTGAAGAAGAACCTTTTTTGATATGCTTAGGCCATTTGATAACAAAAGGAACTCGGTGTCCACCCTCCCAGGTATCACGCTTCAACCCACGTAAATTACCCATACTTCGATGATTAAAATTTCTTATCCTATTATAAGCATATCTTTCAGGACCATTGTCAGCGGTAAAAATTACTATGGTATTTTTATCTAAACCAGCGCGAGATAAAGCACGATTAACACGACCTACCACATCATCCGTTTGAACTACAAAATCACCATAAGCCCCAGCTTTGGATTTCCCGCGAAACTGTTCATTTGGTATAATTGGAGCATGAGGACATGGTAGTGCAAGGTATAAAAAGAATGGTTTATCTTTTTTCTGTCTTTTAATAAATGCCTCCATCTTAGAGGTTAAAGTAGGCAATACCTTATATGGGTCCCAACCTTTAACCATAGGACCTGGACGAAACTCCCAACTCCCTTCTAAAGGTCTACTGTCCTTAAGATGCAAAGGAACTGTAGGAGCCTCTACAAAACGTTTATTTTCAATGAATGCATATGGAGGGAAATTAATCGTTCCATCCCCAAAATAATAATCAAATCCTTGATCAGTGGGACCTCCATTAATATCCTGATCGGTGACCAAATCTTCTGGAGCACAATTTCTCCTATTGATTTTTTCTTTATTAAATTGCCAATCCCAACCAAGATGCCACTTCCCAATACAAGCTGTAGTATACCCACTTCCTTGTAACATCTTAGGTAAAGTAAATTCATTCTCTTTAAAAAGAGATGGTCCAAAAGAGTTAACAATTTTGTGAGTTCTTCTCCAATGATACTGACCTGTTAATAATGCAAAACGAGATGGAGTACAAATACCTGAACTACTATGTGCATCAGGAAACACCATGCCATTTTTTGCAAGATTATCGATATTAGGAGTGTGTATTTTCCCATTAGGATTCTGATAAGAAACATCTCCATAACCCATATCATCAGCATAAATGATTACAATATTTGGTAATTCCTTCTTCTTTCTAGCAAATGAAATAGTACACGAAATGATTAGAAATAATGATAGAAAGCTTATTGATTTAATGAACTTATACATAAGGCTGTATTAATAAAGTTAGTACACACAAACCTAAGATTTACACAAAATATGAGGTAACAGTAAACTAACGAATAATGCCATCAAAGTAACACAAAACATGTTTTACCTCTCTTTTATTCCCAAAAAAGAAAATATTCATAATAAGACTTGAAATATACGTCAATAGAATTTACACACTTTTCTGGACAGTGCTTAATTATCAAATAAGGATATATTGAATGATGGATTGGATACCAATCAATTATAGATTGGATACGGTTTGATTACCTCTAGAGTAACCAAAGGGTATCGGAAGGGTATCGGAAGGGTATCGGAAGGGTATCGGAAGGCATACTTAAAGTGGTTGAAGAGAACCTAAACAGATGGCTATCATAAGGATGAACAAAGTATGTTTGAAAACAGATTTGCCTTTGTTCGATATTGATTTATATAACTAGACCTCTTCTCTTATATTTGGTCTGTTCCCTATATCTAAAGTACTTTCCTAAAGTATAAAGCAAAAAAAAACGTTACATCTTGTATTGAAAGATGTAACGTTATGAAGAAACCAAGTGCTTTTCTTAATAAGAAAAGCAAACCACTTACTTTTGCAGATCATACTTATACGATTTAGAACCAGAATTTACAATAACGTTTAAAGTGTCACCTTTTTGTACACCAGATAATGCAAAAGCTTGAGAAATTGCTATTTTAGACCCTAGATTAACTTTATACAATACGTTTGTATCTTTTGTAAAACTAATCTTTACATTTTCACCTGTCGTATTAACCATGCTAATAAAAAGTTTCCCTTCTTTAATAAAAAGCATTGGTTGATTTGAGCTAGTGCTTAATGTTGACGCATCTGCGAATTCGATATTCACAATTTTTCCAAGGCTGTCAGTAGTATTATCTGTTTCAGCTGCTGATACACTTAAAAAAGAAGTGATAAATAAGATTGCAATTAAAGTAAGTAGTTTGTTCATAACACAAAAAGAATTACAGAAATAATTAAAATTCAATTATTCTTATTGCCATAAGTGTGCCAAAAAAACCACTATATTTTCAATACCTTTATTATCAAGTAATTAAAAACACAACTATTCTATCACTATAGATTAACATACAAAAATCTTCGAAAATGTAAGGTTTCAAAATATTATCTACAAAAATGTAGATAACAACCTATACACAAATGTATCTATTTACATATCAACATATTAAAAAACTACGAAGCAATAAAAACGCGACATTAGTCAAATGTATGTTATACAACATATACATAAATGTAGATTTCTATATGCAATCGATTACACACTACAATAACATTCAAAACATACTATCGAAATTTGTATATTTAAAAGAAAATATGAGCAATAAAATAAAAGCAGTCCTTTTTGATATGGATGGTGTATTACTAGATAGTATGCCCTATCATGAAAAGGCATGGTGTCAACTATTTAGAGATGAAGGAGTGCCTTTCTCAAGAGAAGAAGCCTATTTAAACGAAGGCAGAACAGGTTACAATACGATTGAAACGATAATTGTAAAAGCAACAGGAAATAAGCCATCAAGATTAAAGGTTGAGCAACTATACGAAAGAAAGAAAGAACTTATGAAGCAATTTCCTCCTGTTCGAGAAATTGAAGGAATGCCTAAAGTAATAGAGTATCTCAATGAAATTGGTATCAAAATAGGGGTAGTAACTGGCTCTAGTCAAGATGGTGTAATTAACAAGCTCAAACATTTTTATAATAAAATTGTTATAAAAGAGAGCGTTATTACCGGATTAGATGTAAAAAATGGTAAGCCTCATCCAGAGCCCTATTTAAAAGCACTTAGTCGAGTAGGAGTTTCTGCTGAAGAAACGATTGTTATCGAGAATGCTCCCTTAGGAATTGAGTCATCTGTCGCAGCTAATATTGAAACAATAGCAATCAATACAGGTCCACTAGACAACTCAATACTATATCAGTTTGGAGCTCAAGATGTATGTCAAAGCAGTGAAGAATTACTTCAGGTACTAAAGGCGAGATTGTCATAATACAGTACACCATGTACCTAAAGAGTTAAAATTTAAGGTATATGGTAGCTACTAGACTTATTAAAATATTCTTTCTTGAGAGAGACTTAAAGGTAAAAGAAGAATTACAGAGAGTGTTGACTAAAAAAGGTCTAAACGACATCAATTGGTTCAACAAAGAAGAAGAATGTCTGAAACAACTAGAACATAAACCTGACTTTATCTTTCAAGACAAAGTGGAAGATAACACTGGGGGATACACTTTATTCTATGAGTCAAAGAAAAAGGTACCGCATTCTAAATTCATCTTTGTCTGTCCAGATAAGTATAAATCGTTTGGTGAAAAAGGTTTAGAAATTGGAGCGGATGCTTTATATATTGTAAACCCAAGCACATATGAAAATTTTGCAAGTGAAGTCCATCAAATGGTACTTAATGAGAAATTTAAAAGGTTTAACCAAAGTGTAAATATTGGTATGTTAGAGTTCTTTGCGATCATTGGATTCCTTCTAATCATTATCATTTCTGTTGTATTTTTAAATCCATCCATATTTTAAATAGATACAAGATAGGGCAATAAATTATTCACTCTTATCCTTATCTCATTTAATATGCAATAGTAAAAATCATATCATTAAGACAAAAAAAGAGACACCTTTCATTACAAGAAGGATGTCTCTTTTTCTAGGAATAAACAATAATTAATCTTCATGTTTGATCACACGACCAGACTCCAATAACGAATTATATTTATCCATATCATTTAAAATATCTTTCGCTTTTTTGATTTCGATATCATCTTTCAAAGCAGATTCAATTTGACCTTTCTGATAATAA
The Prolixibacteraceae bacterium DNA segment above includes these coding regions:
- a CDS encoding BatD family protein — encoded protein: MVDIFKKYGRITIGLVIILVVPRVCLAKYFVKAKISKETVYPMEPTVLYVSVYTSTWFTRSADLYDLQLKNSFTIRTGRPQSSYQNINGRRYNVQTFAYQIFPLREGRQEIPSLKISFATPPEGQYKGKEVSAKTNTLTYNVTSIPQSYSYEDWIVANKIKLTRTISPKKKKWHVGEVITETIRIDTKGTLASLVPTIKHDTINWGTIYNGEVSRGQKVTEDDISSYIIQTTQYLIEKPGKHKVGALKIGYYSPTYKKTLKTATKALNINAISNHNLQKLEALQDSLQKQNLQAKGATIKEEPKWYKKFNWIKGLYITITLLIVVQLWKIMRKWHIKLKQKITKFTRSESYLFIKVITTFHIKSFYLRMDQWLQCNERIKKVSVHQLFEQEIMSKWKDDYMKLCEFLFNNGNSKQVSLLNLKIALIKWRNHKTKNNKKNTTINPS
- a CDS encoding HAD family phosphatase, encoding MSNKIKAVLFDMDGVLLDSMPYHEKAWCQLFRDEGVPFSREEAYLNEGRTGYNTIETIIVKATGNKPSRLKVEQLYERKKELMKQFPPVREIEGMPKVIEYLNEIGIKIGVVTGSSQDGVINKLKHFYNKIVIKESVITGLDVKNGKPHPEPYLKALSRVGVSAEETIVIENAPLGIESSVAANIETIAINTGPLDNSILYQFGAQDVCQSSEELLQVLKARLS
- a CDS encoding DUF4381 domain-containing protein, which translates into the protein MDPQTYYYKLKGMTPISSPHDIPFTPETIGWKIVGFVLLLLSIYIIYIRVKNYKKKEYRRVAKHHIKNITKELEHKRVSQEIWSRSILNQLKIVLIQSFGRENVASLTGGMMVQFLNERGKNTINKELYLKLELVLYNPIENNKLNINEIKSITKQINKWIGGHHV
- a CDS encoding VWA domain-containing protein; this encodes MMNIIETYFNNFHFLRPYLLWSLLPVSTLLIFIWGKKKNEERWKKSISQHLQSVVIQEGSSTISKTNIYHILILFLGVFAVSGPTFKKIEKPGANIKTKVVIMMDASRSMNCKDIAPTRLQRAQQKVVDLTQANYGASTALIAYAHTAHTAMPFTQDLHIIEEQAKFIKTNIMPIQGTNVEAAYNLCGEWAKNDSIPVTWVVITDNISHKDRVVTEDFIKRNPNIYIEFLLIGTPEGSPIPISKSRFLKDKSGKTIISHLNSQEILEINRNSNVAVQMVTTSKEDIETVVSHIKQRLNFTKDNKTHPTDWNDVGYYLLPFIAFLLLILFRKGNGTQWVILLLPFLTSCSKLNNTSSNIKENIKSYQWEKLWYTPDQLGIKYYRDGDIEQSLKNFEDPMWRGYILYHQNRFEEAATEYAKIQNAEGFVNFGLCMAELKNYSRAKEAFISALDADPNYIPAQKNLKEIQRLIDQKLKNYHEISNDEDRQNGKSQEDETLKENKGDEEEKEGNGKKASPKDNVNPDNKGDDDYQAIDPNQKLDKEDISNKILSQMNNDPSLFLRRKFQYDLTKMKEEDHKEYKTDMPW
- a CDS encoding VWA domain-containing protein — protein: MFEFNHIYFLYLLPLPILVWFLVPAKHLRKSALKVPFFEDLVIGGGVKSQKRVNIHKRSVIEWITLSICWVSVLLALAKPQVVGTPEKTVKHARNLLLAVDLSGSMATTDWKIENELYSRWSGVNKVLHQFIEKRRGDRVGVIFFGSQAYVQVPFTTDLDAVNSWIDQVDVGMAGGKTAMGNAIGMGIKLFKEDSSSIKTMILLTDGVDSGSEINPLQAARLAKEDSIVIHTVGVGKKGSGVYDLDEKSLKSISKASNGEYFKATSQEDLIKIYDTLDKMEPIEFEDKGYTPITPLYYYPLCIGLSFLLLLNLILAVVKKLKQRP
- a CDS encoding arylsulfatase gives rise to the protein MYKFIKSISFLSLFLIISCTISFARKKKELPNIVIIYADDMGYGDVSYQNPNGKIHTPNIDNLAKNGMVFPDAHSSSGICTPSRFALLTGQYHWRRTHKIVNSFGPSLFKENEFTLPKMLQGSGYTTACIGKWHLGWDWQFNKEKINRRNCAPEDLVTDQDINGGPTDQGFDYYFGDGTINFPPYAFIENKRFVEAPTVPLHLKDSRPLEGSWEFRPGPMVKGWDPYKVLPTLTSKMEAFIKRQKKDKPFFLYLALPCPHAPIIPNEQFRGKSKAGAYGDFVVQTDDVVGRVNRALSRAGLDKNTIVIFTADNGPERYAYNRIRNFNHRSMGNLRGLKRDTWEGGHRVPFVIKWPKHIKKGSSSDQVISQVDITSTLANIVGYTLKRDEAVDSYDLEPLLSGKKMNTTFRRGTVQNTKKNRYAIRVGDWVYIDSFSGEHTTAPAWYNKKEHYSVPDKSCKGMLFNVKEDPQERVNLYSEYPEKVRMMKSMLTKYRKEGRSRDI